From one Eucalyptus grandis isolate ANBG69807.140 chromosome 9, ASM1654582v1, whole genome shotgun sequence genomic stretch:
- the LOC104418725 gene encoding uncharacterized protein LOC104418725 isoform X1: MANPNSSNSLVSFGSLEQRGADMADANLALQPPLGRQNRSSSDGPVAILWDIENCPVPSDVRPEDVAGNIRMALRVHPIINGAVMMFSAYGDFNAFPRRLREGCQRTGVKLVDVPNGRKDAADKAILVDMFLFALDNPPPSSIMLISGDVDFAPALHILGQRGYTIVLVIPSNVGVSSALSNAGKFVWDWPSVARGEGFVPPAKTITAPRGGHCDITGYFMGCHITENQDCTNEEEAIVYRGISQSYCNSRDFSLIAQSLSEYNSTTFAMPSFASTSRSHSLPTGLNEVMAGGPSSLADQNDPTLWVQPGDLNGLKGQLVKLIELSGGCLPLTRVPAEYQKAFGRPLYVSEYGVYKLVNLFKKMNDVIAVEGKGQKKFVYLRNWKVGPSAPATVLTKKDKKGKGPQEETDAIAGVGSSDELSDEEQLECEERSVQGKTSDRSGSPCDLDARGLEQFKHELQEILVSYSCRIFLGCFEAIYEQRYKRPLDYQKFGVDGLEELFKKLGDVVTLHEEPISKRKFLAAAGC, encoded by the coding sequence ATGGCTAATCCAAATTCATCGAATTCACTGGTCTCTTTTGGTTCATTGGAACAAAGGGGAGCAGATATGGCAGATGCTAACTTGGCACTTCAACCTCCTCTGGGTCGCCAAAACCGGAGTAGCTCTGATGGTCCAGTAGCTATCCTTTGGGACATCGAGAATTGCCCTGTTCCCAGTGATGTCCGTCCTGAAGATGTAGCTGGTAATATAAGAATGGCTTTGCGTGTGCATCCCATAATTAATGGGGCTGTCATGATGTTCTCTGCCTATGGAGATTTCAATGCTTTCCCAAGGCGTCTAAGAGAAGGCTGCCAAAGAACTGGTGTAAAACTCGTCGATGTTCCAAATGGGAGGAAAGATGCTGCTGATAAGGCTATCTTGGTTGACATGTTCCTGTTTGCACTAGACAATCCTCCACCATCTTCTATAATGCTTATCTCTGGAGATGTTGATTTTGCCCCTGCTCTCCACATACTCGGGCAACGTGGATACACCATAGTCCTTGTTATTCCTTCTAATGTAGGTGTTTCTTCTGCTCTCAGTAATGCTGGTAAGTTTGTGTGGGACTGGCCTAGTGTAGCACGTGGAGAAGGGTTTGTTCCCCCGGCCAAGACTATAACAGCCCCACGTGGAGGACATTGTGACATCACAGGCTACTTCATGGGGTGTCACATCACCGAAAACCAGGACTGTACTAATGAGGAGGAAGCAATTGTGTACAGGGGGATTTCACAGAGCTACTGCAACTCAAGAGACTTTTCATTAATAGCACAGTCCTTATCCGAGTACAACAGCACAACCTTTGCAATGCCTTCTTTTGCTTCAACATCAAGATCCCATAGCCTTCCAACTGGTTTGAATGAAGTTATGGCTGGAGGACCGAGTTCTTTAGCTGATCAAAATGATCCGACTTTGTGGGTACAGCCTGGGGATCTGAACGGACTAAAAGGGCAGCTTGTGAAGTTGATAGAACTTTCCGGAGGATGTTTGCCTCTGACCCGTGTGCCTGCGGAGTATCAAAAGGCTTTTGGTAGGCCTCTCTATGTGTCAGAATATGGTGTATATAAGCTTGTGAATCTTTTCAAGAAGATGAATGACGTAATTGCTGTGGAGggaaaaggccaaaagaagTTTGTCTATCTCCGCAACTGGAAGGTGGGACCCAGTGCACCTGCTACGGTTTTGacaaagaaagataagaaaggaaaagggcCTCAGGAAGAGACTGATGCCATTGCGGGTGTCGGCTCTTCAGACGAGTTATCAGATGAAGAGCAACTGGAATGTGAAGAGAGGAGCGTCCAAGGAAAGACTAGCGACAGAAGCGGTTCTCCATGTGACCTCGATGCTCGAGGTCTCGAGCAGTTCAAGCATGAGCTGCAAGAGATTCTAGTCAGCTATTCATGTCGCATTTTCTTGGGTTGTTTCGAGGCAATATACGAACAACGTTATAAGAGACCGCTGGATTACCAAAAGTTTGGTGTGGATGGGCTGGAGGAGCTTTTCAAAAAGTTGGGGGATGTGGTGACCTTGCATGAAGAACCTATAAGTAAGAGGAAATTCCTAGCGGCGGCTGGTTGCTAG
- the LOC104418725 gene encoding uncharacterized protein LOC104418725 isoform X2: MANPNSSNSLVSFGSLEQRGADMADANLALQPPLGRQNRSSSDGPVAILWDIENCPVPSDVRPEDVAGNIRMALRVHPIINGAVMMFSAYGDFNAFPRRLREGCQRTGVKLVDVPNGRKDAADKAILVDMFLFALDNPPPSSIMLISGDVDFAPALHILGQRGYTIVLVIPSNVGVSSALSNAGKFVWDWPSVARGEGFVPPAKTITAPRGGHCDITGYFMGCHITENQDCTNEEEAIVYRGISQSYCNSRDFSLIAQSLSEYNSTTFAMPSFASTSRSHSLPTGLNEVMAGGPSSLADQNDPTLWVQPGDLNGLKGQLVKLIELSGGCLPLTRVPAEYQKAFGRPLYVSEYGVYKLVNLFKKMNDVIAVEGKGQKKFVYLRNWKVGPSAPATVLTKKDKKGKGPQEETDAIAGVGSSAHHFQRSSRNIKSSYAGSSF; encoded by the coding sequence ATGGCTAATCCAAATTCATCGAATTCACTGGTCTCTTTTGGTTCATTGGAACAAAGGGGAGCAGATATGGCAGATGCTAACTTGGCACTTCAACCTCCTCTGGGTCGCCAAAACCGGAGTAGCTCTGATGGTCCAGTAGCTATCCTTTGGGACATCGAGAATTGCCCTGTTCCCAGTGATGTCCGTCCTGAAGATGTAGCTGGTAATATAAGAATGGCTTTGCGTGTGCATCCCATAATTAATGGGGCTGTCATGATGTTCTCTGCCTATGGAGATTTCAATGCTTTCCCAAGGCGTCTAAGAGAAGGCTGCCAAAGAACTGGTGTAAAACTCGTCGATGTTCCAAATGGGAGGAAAGATGCTGCTGATAAGGCTATCTTGGTTGACATGTTCCTGTTTGCACTAGACAATCCTCCACCATCTTCTATAATGCTTATCTCTGGAGATGTTGATTTTGCCCCTGCTCTCCACATACTCGGGCAACGTGGATACACCATAGTCCTTGTTATTCCTTCTAATGTAGGTGTTTCTTCTGCTCTCAGTAATGCTGGTAAGTTTGTGTGGGACTGGCCTAGTGTAGCACGTGGAGAAGGGTTTGTTCCCCCGGCCAAGACTATAACAGCCCCACGTGGAGGACATTGTGACATCACAGGCTACTTCATGGGGTGTCACATCACCGAAAACCAGGACTGTACTAATGAGGAGGAAGCAATTGTGTACAGGGGGATTTCACAGAGCTACTGCAACTCAAGAGACTTTTCATTAATAGCACAGTCCTTATCCGAGTACAACAGCACAACCTTTGCAATGCCTTCTTTTGCTTCAACATCAAGATCCCATAGCCTTCCAACTGGTTTGAATGAAGTTATGGCTGGAGGACCGAGTTCTTTAGCTGATCAAAATGATCCGACTTTGTGGGTACAGCCTGGGGATCTGAACGGACTAAAAGGGCAGCTTGTGAAGTTGATAGAACTTTCCGGAGGATGTTTGCCTCTGACCCGTGTGCCTGCGGAGTATCAAAAGGCTTTTGGTAGGCCTCTCTATGTGTCAGAATATGGTGTATATAAGCTTGTGAATCTTTTCAAGAAGATGAATGACGTAATTGCTGTGGAGggaaaaggccaaaagaagTTTGTCTATCTCCGCAACTGGAAGGTGGGACCCAGTGCACCTGCTACGGTTTTGacaaagaaagataagaaaggaaaagggcCTCAGGAAGAGACTGATGCCATTGCGGGTGTCGGCTCTTC